The DNA segment TCCTTTCAAGTAGCATAGGGTTTCTGCTAGGGTTGATCATTCTTGTCAAGGTTTCTATTGTTTGGCTTTTGCCTGCGTTTATGGCAGGAGTTTGGTATGCCCGTCCGGGAGAAGTAAAAATTCCCAGAGTAGCAGTTGTTCCTTTATGGCTTGTTCCGGCAGTATTGGTTGGGCTGTATTTTATAGGGTTCTATTGGCCATATCGGGAAAGCTTTGTGCAGCAAAGTCAATGGATGGCCTTAACCTTTCCCAACTTAACCGAAACCTTAAACCTTCGTCGAATAGCATTTTGGTTATTTCATTTTATACAAGTTCCGTTTTTTCAAAATCCTTCCATTTTTTTAGGATGCGGTTTGGTTCTGTTAAAATGGAAACAGGAAGGATGGAATCCTGGCGCTTACCTGGTTACCATTCTTGGTTTGGTAGTGCTTAATTTGCTGGGAGATGGCAGTGAGCGTAGACTGGTTTTCTTCTTGCTTCCCCTGGTATTGATTTTAGGACAGGCTCCGGCCTCCCACTTTAAACCGCTCCCGGCTTGGATGCGACTTATTCTCTTGGTTTTTATGGGTGGCAATGTCTATTATTTTTTGTTTGAACATGGAGAGCCGTGGAATTTTGGCGGGTTAACTACCCCGGTAACACTTGTGTTTTGTTTGGTTCTTTTTGCCGGTTTGGGGTTTAACCTGTTTCGCAAACGTAGGCTTTCCTCGACTGATTTGGTGGGACAATTTTTTACTATTTTCTATTTTGTTTTTTCTTTTTTATGGTGTTGGAGCTCCTTGCAGTCCTTTTTTCAGTCCTTCCCTCTACCTGTTTTTAATCCAAACCTTATCCCTTGTCTAGCTTTGGTTTGGGCCTTGGTGTTGGGTGGGGCTTGGTTTGGAAATCGAGTTTGGTTTAGGTATGTTTTTGGACTTTGCCTGGTTGTAGGGCTAGTGTTGCAGGGGTATTATCACTTCAACCCCGGTTACCACCGAAAATCGCTTGGGCAAAAACTTCGTCCTTTGTTGGAAAAACAGGTAGTGGCAGGGCCTAATTTGGCTTTTGGAATGCATGTGTATGGAAATTTTACCCCATTGTATCATTCGGATATAAGTCCGGGCTATGAATCCATTTACGTTCCTGAATGGAGGGTAGCCGATTTTTACCTGGAAGTCTATCCGGCTTTTGGCAAACCCCACGACCCATTGGTAGCTGTTTCTGAATTGGTGAATGTTGGAAAATCGGTTGAGGAGGTTTTTAGAGATAGTTTATACCACGGAGCCAATCGACAGGTTGTGGTAGTGTATGATCTTCGAACCCCGGCCCGTTGGGATAATTAGAAATAATAAAGGCTTGTTTCATCTGTAGACTTAATTTGGCAGCGTGGAAGTATTCTCCAAACTAGGCAAGTTTTTAGCCACTCACTTTTTAATTGCTTTGGCCGCAATGAGCCTGGGTCGTTTGGTGTTTTACCTTTGTAATTACTCCTACTTTTCGCAACTCCAATATCCGGAACTTGCTCAGGCTTTTCTGATAGGGCTACGTTTCGACACCTCGGCTATCTTTATTTACCTTAGCTTATTCTTTGTGTTGGCCTTTCTTCCAATAGTGCACCGAAACAAATTGGCCGGAAGAATTCATTTGATTTTGTTTTCTGGGATTCTTGGATTTATGACCCTGCTTAATTTAATTGATTCAGGTTATTACCAATTTGCTTATGCCCGTTCCACATTTGGATTATTCAAGTTTCTTCTGATTAGTGACGATGTGGCTCATTTTGGCCCTCACCTCTTGCTTGATTTTTGGTATTTGTTTGCAACCTGGTTTGGCATGCTTTGGTTAATTATAAGAATTTCCAAAAGGGCTCAAATCACTCATTTGCCGGCCTTTCAGAATTGGAAAAACTATGTAGCCTGGGCACTTTGTTTCGTTTTGTTTTCCGGTTTATTGGTAGTTGGAGTAAGGGGTGGTTTTCAATACCAACCTTTAATTTTGATGGATGCAGGCTCTCAACGAATAGCGCCTTTAAGCCTGAACACACCCTATACGGTCATGTGGACGGTTGAAAAGCAAGAATTGAAGGACCCGGCTTATTTTAGTCCCTCCGTAGCACGGAATTATTTTTCAGCCCTTCACACCGGACAAGCAGAGTCTGCCGGCAAACCGCTGAATGTGGTGGTAATTGTCGTAGAAAGTCTTTCAAAAGAATTTGTGGGCTACTTGAATCCTCCGGTTACCTATACTCCATTTTTGGATTCTCTGTGTGAACATAGTTTGGTTTTTACCAGGGCATTTGCCAATGGACGAAGGTCGATTGAAGGAGTTCCGGCTATACTTAGCAGTTTGCCAACCATGCTCGACAAGGCAGTCATTATTTCCAATTACAGCGGCAACCGATTTACCAGCCTAGCCAATTTATTGGGTGAAAAGGGCTATACCTCCGCCTTTTTTCATGGAGCCAGAAACGGTAGCATGGCCTTTGATTCCTATTGCAAAAAAGTGGGCTTTCAATACTATTTTGGGTTGAATCAATATCCAAACCAATCCGACTTTGATGGCAGTTGGGGTATTTTTGATGAGCCTTATTTGCAATATGTCAACACCAAACTTTCGGGTTTCAAACAACCTTTTTTTGGAACGGTTTTCACCCTTTCATCTCACCATCCTTATGCCTTACCCAAGGGCTATGAAAGTTTGTTTCCGGAAGGAACCATGCCTATTCATAAAACCGTTCGTTACACCGATTTTGCCCTGAAGCAATTTTTTAAATCGGCCCGAAAAACCGATTGGTTTGCAAACACCTTATTTGTTATCACGGCCGATCATGCCACCACCTCCGACCATCCTTATTTTCAGAACCGGATAGGTTCTCTGAGTATTCCGGTTATTTTTTATTCGGAGGCTTTGAACTTGCAAGGGAAAAATGCAACTGTAATTTCTCAAACCGATATAATGCCCAGCATACTTAGTTTGCTAGACTATAATCAACCGTATGTGGCATTTGGGCAATCGGCTTTTGATACAAGTTCAGTACATTTCTCTGTTTCCAAAAACGATCATTTTTATCAAATCATTGAAGGAGAATACTTGTTGCAATTTAATGGAGAAGAAACCGTGGGATTTTACAATTTGAAGCTTGATAGTATGCTAACCAAAGATATTCAGCCTGAAAAAAGAGTCGAACAGAAAGTACTGGAAAACCATTTAAAAGCCTACATTCAAGAGTATAACCGCCGGCTTATACTAAACACCACAGAATGGAATCCGGGGTTGGAAAAAAACCAACCCTAGAAAATCCGGTATAATTTTGTATAATACCGAATGGACATTATGTTTAGTCCAATTTTATGTATTAATTTTTCTTGAGAAAATTGGACTAACACCGATTGCAATTCTGTAATAGACCAAATAGGCTAAGCCATAATTGGTCTAAACAGCTTTTGCATCGGCATTTACCAATGTTGCAAATGCCGAGGATAAAAATAAATGATTCCAGGAGGCCTAAGCGAACTGGAATCATATTATTTTTCCTCTCGGTATAATTTTCGAAATAGTTTGGGACTATTTCTCAAATAACATTGGTATAACATTCTGTATCCTCGGTATTTACCAATCTAAATTTATAAAAATCCTTTGGACTATTTATAAATTAAAATTGGTATAATTGGGTACAAACTGGGTTTCCTGAACTATTTTCGCATTTCGAAATCCATGAATTACAACACTCCCCTGTTTTGCATTTCCCCGGTTGACGGACGATACAGTCGTCAAACCCGCGAATTGTCGGCCTTTTTCTCCGAATTTGCTTTAATGAAATACCGGGTGAGGGTTGAAATGGAATATTTGCTGGCGCTTAGTGAGG comes from the Bacteroidia bacterium genome and includes:
- a CDS encoding LTA synthase family protein — encoded protein: MEVFSKLGKFLATHFLIALAAMSLGRLVFYLCNYSYFSQLQYPELAQAFLIGLRFDTSAIFIYLSLFFVLAFLPIVHRNKLAGRIHLILFSGILGFMTLLNLIDSGYYQFAYARSTFGLFKFLLISDDVAHFGPHLLLDFWYLFATWFGMLWLIIRISKRAQITHLPAFQNWKNYVAWALCFVLFSGLLVVGVRGGFQYQPLILMDAGSQRIAPLSLNTPYTVMWTVEKQELKDPAYFSPSVARNYFSALHTGQAESAGKPLNVVVIVVESLSKEFVGYLNPPVTYTPFLDSLCEHSLVFTRAFANGRRSIEGVPAILSSLPTMLDKAVIISNYSGNRFTSLANLLGEKGYTSAFFHGARNGSMAFDSYCKKVGFQYYFGLNQYPNQSDFDGSWGIFDEPYLQYVNTKLSGFKQPFFGTVFTLSSHHPYALPKGYESLFPEGTMPIHKTVRYTDFALKQFFKSARKTDWFANTLFVITADHATTSDHPYFQNRIGSLSIPVIFYSEALNLQGKNATVISQTDIMPSILSLLDYNQPYVAFGQSAFDTSSVHFSVSKNDHFYQIIEGEYLLQFNGEETVGFYNLKLDSMLTKDIQPEKRVEQKVLENHLKAYIQEYNRRLILNTTEWNPGLEKNQP